In Streptomyces rapamycinicus NRRL 5491, the genomic stretch CTACCGCGCCTTCGAGCTGGCGCCCGCGCGCGGACGGGTCCCCGGGGCCGCGCTGGAGTGGAGCGAGGACGTCGAGGTCCGCGCGCGGGACTTCGAGGAGCGCCATCTGGTGGTCTCCGCCCATGACCACCTCTCGCTGCGCCCAGCCGATCCGGGCGACTTCGCCGCATACCGCCGCCAGGGCCGGGAGTCGATCCCCTACGAGGGCATCGCCCACTCGGGGGTGGACCTGTTCTTCGACGGCGGCCCGGCCGCGGTGAGCATGATCCGCTCCCATGCCCCCTGGGACTGGGACGACGCGGTCAGCGATCTGGCCATGCGCCAGGCGGACCTCGCCCATCAGCGGCTGGTGGCGCCCGTCCGCACCCTCGAGGACGCCGACCGGGCCCGGGCCGGCGACCAGGTGGGGGTGGTGCTGACCCTGGAGTCCGCCTCCCCCATCGGCAATGACATCGACCGGCTCGATCTGCTCTACGGTCTGGGCGTACGGCTGCTCGGCCTGGTCTACAGCGAGAGCAACCAGCTGGGTTCGGGGCTCGCCGACGCCGGGGACACCGGTCTGACCCTGCTCGGCCGCCGGGCGCTGCGCCGGATGACCGACCTCGGGATCATCGTCGATGTCTCGCACAGCGGGGACGCGACGGCCCTGGACGCCGTGCGCCGCTCCACCGCCCCCGTGGTGATCACCCATGCCGGATCCCGGGCGCTGTGGCCGACCCCGAGGATGAAGCCCGACGACGTGATCCGGGCCTGCGCCGGATCCGGCGGGTTCATCGGCGTCGAGGCGGCGCCGCATACGACCATCACCGCCCGGCACCCCCGGCACGATCTGGACTCGGTGATGGAGCACATCGAGCGGTGCATCGATCTGGTCGGCATCGACCACGTGGCCTTCGGGCCGGACACCAACTTCGGCGATCACACGGCCTGGCACCGGACGTTCGCCCCGCTCTTCGGCAAGGACGACGCGCACGACGGCAAGGCCCCCGAACTGCCGCCGCACGAGGAGGTCGAGTACGTACGGGGCTGTGAGAACCCCGCGGAGGCCGTCGGCAACATGATCCGGTGGCTGTTCGACCGCGGCTACTCCGAAGCGGACGTGGCCAAGCTGGCCGGGGGTAACGTACGGCGCGTCGCCGAGACCGTCTGGGGCCGCTGACCGGTCCCGTACTTCCGCATCCGCCACCCCCCACCTCCCGGAATGGAGCACCCATGCGCAACCGTCCCCATGTCGCCGCATGCGCCCTGCTGGCCTGTCTGACCCTCGGCCTGTCGGCCTGTTCGGTGGACGACACCCCCGAGGACGGCAAGGACAGCAAGAGCCGTCCGGCGGTCACGCTCGCCCCTGAGCCCAAGGACAGCGCGCTGGCCGCCGAGGTGCCCCGGGCCTACACCAAGAAGACGCTGGTCATGGGCGTCAGCGAGTACGCGCCGTATGTCACCTTCGAGTCCGACGGGAAGATCACCGGGCTGGTCCCCGAACTGGCCGCGCAGCTCTCCTCGTTGCTCGACATAAAGATCAAGGTGGAGCGGACCAACTTCGACGCGGTCATCCCGGGGCTGAAGTCCGGCCGGATCGACCTCAGCGCGCCCTCCGGTGACTTCACCGAGCGCCAGAAGGAGGTGGACTTCGCCGACTTCGCGCAGAGCAGTGTGACGATGATGGTGCTCTCGGACGGCTCCTTCCGCCCCAAGAACGGCCTCGAGGTCTGCGGCCACAAGGTCGGCGTCGAGAAGGGCGCCGGAACGCAGAACGTGCTCGCGGCGCAGAACAAGCGCTGTGCCGCGAAGGGCAAGCCGTCGGTGGACGTGAAGCTCTACACCGATCTGCCCGCCGCCTCGCTGGCGCTGCAGAGCAAGCGGGTGGAGGCGGTGGCCGCGCCCAGCGCCTCCAACACCTCGGTGAGCCAGAACTCGCACGACCGCTTCGAGACGCTCGAGCTGAAGGACATGCTGGACCTGCCCGCGGCGACGGCCATCTACGGCATCCAGGCCAAGAAGGACTCCGGGCTCGCGCCCGTGATCGTCAAGGGGCTGCGGAAGCTGTACGAATCGGGCACCTACGCCAAGCTCTTCGGCCAGTGGGGGCTGCCGCTGTCCACCGTCACCCGGGACCAGATCGCCCTCAACGGCTCCAAGCAATCCCAGACCCAGTGAGATCTTCCATGGCACGAACCAGTCAGACCGAAACGACCGGCGACAGAGGGCGGGCGGCCCGCGAGGAGTCCGCCCGCCGGCTGGACGAGCGGGTGTGGCGACGCACTCTGCGCGTCCCGATGCGGGACGGGATCGTCCTGGCCGCCGATCTCTTCACCGACCGGGAGCGGCCGGGGCCCCGCCCGGTAATCCTGGAGCGGACCCCCTACGGCCGCCGGCAGATGCGCGACTCCGACCGCAGCCGCCACGACGAGCCGGTACCGACGCCCGAGGAGACCTCGGCGTTCTTCGTCCGCGCGGGGTACCACGTGGTGCGGCAGGACTGCCGGGGCCGCGGGGACTCCGAGGGCACCTTCGTGAAGTACCTCGGCGAGGGGCCGGACGGGGCGGACACCATCGACTGGATCGCCGCTCAGCCCTGGTGCGACGGCCGGGTGGCCATGATGGGCGTGTCCTACTCGGCCCACGCCCAGACGGCCGCCGCGGCCGAGTCCCCCGCCGGGCTGTCCGCGATGTTCATGGACTCCGGCGGCTTCGCCAGCGCCTACGAGGCCGGGATGCGGATGGGCGGCGCCTTCGAGCTCAAGCAGATCACCTGGGCCTTCCGGCACGGTGAGGAGAGCCCGGAGGCGGAGCGGGACCCGCTGGTGCGCAAGGCGTTCGCGGGGACGGATCTGCGCGACTGGTTCACCGTGCTGCCGTGGCGGACCGGCGTCTCACCGCTGCGCCAGGTGGACAGTTACGAGCGCTATCTGCTGGACCAGTGGCGCCATGACGCCTTCGGGGCGTACTGGCGCCAGCCGGCCATCTACGGGCGCGGCCACTACGACCGCTTCCCGGACGTGCCGACGCTGCACATGTCGAGCTGGTACGACCCGTATGTCCGCTCCACCATCGAGAACTTCACCGCCATGGGCCGGCTCAAGCGGTCCCCGGCGTATCTGGTGATGGGGCCGTGGAAACACGGGCTGCGCTGTGTCACCTTCGCCGGTGATGTGGACTTCGGGCCCGCCGCCACCCTCAGTGGCAATGTGGACACCTCGTATCTGTCGTTCCGGCAGCGGTGGTTCGACGCGGTGCTGGGGGGCGGCGACCCGGACTCGATCCCGCGGGTCCAGTACTTCCTGATGGGCGGCGGGGACGGCCGGCGGGACGGGGCCGGGCGGATGCGGCACGGCGGCCGCTGGCACACCGACACCCAGTGGCCCCCGGCCGGGACCCGGGAGACCGCGTACTACTGCCACCCATCGGGCGAGCTGAGCCGGGAGCGGCCGACGGCGGCACGGGCCTGGGTGGAGTACGACTTCGACCCGAACGACCCGGTGCCCACGCTCGGCGGCCAGGTCACCTCGGGTGAGCCGGTGATGGTCGGCGGCGCCTTCGACCAGGTGCCGGACGAGCGGTTCTACGGTGCCCGCCCGCCGTATCTGCCGCTGAACTCCCGGCCCGATGTGATCTCGCTGGCCACCCCGCCGCTGGAGGAGCCGCTGGTGGTGGCCGGGCCGGTCACCGCGCGCCTGTTCATCTCCTCGTCCGCGCCGGACACCGACTTCACGGTGAAGCTGGTCGATGTGCATCCGCCGAACGAGGACTATCCGCACGGCTTCGCGATGAACCTCACCGAGGGCATCTTCCGCTGCCGCTTCCACAAGTCCTTCGAGCGCCCGGAGCCGCTGGAGCCGGGTGAGGTCTACGAGATCGAGATCCCGGCGCCGGACACGGCCAACCGCTTCGAGGCCGGTCACCGGCTGCGGGTGGACATCTCCTCGAGCGACTTCCCCCGGTTCGACGTCAATTCCAACACGGGGGTGCCGGAGGCGGTGAGCCGCCGCAAGGTGGTGGCGACCAACCGCGTCCACATGGACGCGGACCACCCCTCGGCGGTGCTGCTGTGGACCCAGCCGGGCTGATCGGCGGTCGGCGTACGGCCGTCACCGCATGATGGTCGTCAGCACGTCCTGCCCCAGCCGGAGCAGGGTGCTGGTGGCCAGCCGGTGGTAGACGTACTTGCCCTCGCGCTCGGACTCGATGAGCCCGGCGTCCCTGAGCTGGCGCAGGGTGCGGGAGACCTGGGTATCGGCGAGCCCCAGCCGCTGGGCCAGCTCCGAGGTGGTGATGGGCTCGCCCAGCAGATGGCGGCACAGCTCCATCCGGCCCAGGGACGCCAGCGCGGACATCCGGGCCCGCAGCTCGGCCTGGGTCAGCTGATCGGTTGTGCCGCCCTCCTGGGCGGCGAACTGGAGCACCACGGGGTGGCACTCCTCGTCCTTGACGGTCAGATGCGGCCAGACATGGACGGAGGGGAGCAGGAAGAGCGGGCGCGGGCCGATCTCGATCTCGGCGACGGCCAGCTTGTCGTAGCGCACCCGCGAGCCGCCCCGGGAGACCACCGCGGTCGGGCTGAGCCCGGCCAGCACCTCGGCCAGACCGCGCCGCCGGATGTCGGCACGGACCCGGGCGGCGGCCGACTCCAGCCGGTCGCGGACCGTGCGCCACTCGGAGGCGAAGAACGCCTCGGCGCAGGAGTCCAGGAAGCTCAGGAGCCGGTCGCGCAGCCCCTCGGGCGAGCCCACCAGGTCGTGGGCCAGCTCGCCCCGCCGGAAGGAGCGCCGCTCGCACTGCTCCACATAGCGCTCGGCGGCCTCCGGGTCGGTGAGCAGCCTTCTGGCCGGGGGCACGGCCTCACGGAAGCCGAGCACCCCTTGGGAGCACAGGCCCACGAACTCCTCGAGCGGCAGCTTCTCCAGATGGCGCAGCTCGTCCTCGAAGGGCTGGTCCAGCGGGAGCTCCAGCGGGAACAGCAGCCGGCAGCGGAGCCGGGCCCACAGCGGGGACAGGGCGCTCATCTCATGGGCGAGGGAGGGGGCGAGCGCCGTCCCGAGCCGCCGCGTCCAGCGCTGGGCCTCGGGGTGGTGGTCGGGCTCGGCCATGATGTGCAGCGTTGACATGAGCTCGGCCAGCGGTGACCGGCCGACGTGCACGTCGGCCGGTTGGGCGCGCTGGAGGTTGAGCGTGATCCCCACACCCGCACATTACTCGGCGGCTGCCGGACCCGGCCCGGGTGTCTCGCGAATCGGCATCGGACTGCCTGGTCAGCGGCGGGTCAGGGGCTGTGTTCGGGACTGGCCGGGGGTTTCTGGGCCGGTCAGCGGTCGCGGGGCAGCAGGGGGC encodes the following:
- a CDS encoding dipeptidase; the protein is MSTELPLPAKTARRLKLWDSYRSYQYLAAGADYRAFELAPARGRVPGAALEWSEDVEVRARDFEERHLVVSAHDHLSLRPADPGDFAAYRRQGRESIPYEGIAHSGVDLFFDGGPAAVSMIRSHAPWDWDDAVSDLAMRQADLAHQRLVAPVRTLEDADRARAGDQVGVVLTLESASPIGNDIDRLDLLYGLGVRLLGLVYSESNQLGSGLADAGDTGLTLLGRRALRRMTDLGIIVDVSHSGDATALDAVRRSTAPVVITHAGSRALWPTPRMKPDDVIRACAGSGGFIGVEAAPHTTITARHPRHDLDSVMEHIERCIDLVGIDHVAFGPDTNFGDHTAWHRTFAPLFGKDDAHDGKAPELPPHEEVEYVRGCENPAEAVGNMIRWLFDRGYSEADVAKLAGGNVRRVAETVWGR
- a CDS encoding transporter substrate-binding domain-containing protein; its protein translation is MRNRPHVAACALLACLTLGLSACSVDDTPEDGKDSKSRPAVTLAPEPKDSALAAEVPRAYTKKTLVMGVSEYAPYVTFESDGKITGLVPELAAQLSSLLDIKIKVERTNFDAVIPGLKSGRIDLSAPSGDFTERQKEVDFADFAQSSVTMMVLSDGSFRPKNGLEVCGHKVGVEKGAGTQNVLAAQNKRCAAKGKPSVDVKLYTDLPAASLALQSKRVEAVAAPSASNTSVSQNSHDRFETLELKDMLDLPAATAIYGIQAKKDSGLAPVIVKGLRKLYESGTYAKLFGQWGLPLSTVTRDQIALNGSKQSQTQ
- a CDS encoding CocE/NonD family hydrolase, with the protein product MARTSQTETTGDRGRAAREESARRLDERVWRRTLRVPMRDGIVLAADLFTDRERPGPRPVILERTPYGRRQMRDSDRSRHDEPVPTPEETSAFFVRAGYHVVRQDCRGRGDSEGTFVKYLGEGPDGADTIDWIAAQPWCDGRVAMMGVSYSAHAQTAAAAESPAGLSAMFMDSGGFASAYEAGMRMGGAFELKQITWAFRHGEESPEAERDPLVRKAFAGTDLRDWFTVLPWRTGVSPLRQVDSYERYLLDQWRHDAFGAYWRQPAIYGRGHYDRFPDVPTLHMSSWYDPYVRSTIENFTAMGRLKRSPAYLVMGPWKHGLRCVTFAGDVDFGPAATLSGNVDTSYLSFRQRWFDAVLGGGDPDSIPRVQYFLMGGGDGRRDGAGRMRHGGRWHTDTQWPPAGTRETAYYCHPSGELSRERPTAARAWVEYDFDPNDPVPTLGGQVTSGEPVMVGGAFDQVPDERFYGARPPYLPLNSRPDVISLATPPLEEPLVVAGPVTARLFISSSAPDTDFTVKLVDVHPPNEDYPHGFAMNLTEGIFRCRFHKSFERPEPLEPGEVYEIEIPAPDTANRFEAGHRLRVDISSSDFPRFDVNSNTGVPEAVSRRKVVATNRVHMDADHPSAVLLWTQPG
- a CDS encoding helix-turn-helix domain-containing protein; the protein is MGITLNLQRAQPADVHVGRSPLAELMSTLHIMAEPDHHPEAQRWTRRLGTALAPSLAHEMSALSPLWARLRCRLLFPLELPLDQPFEDELRHLEKLPLEEFVGLCSQGVLGFREAVPPARRLLTDPEAAERYVEQCERRSFRRGELAHDLVGSPEGLRDRLLSFLDSCAEAFFASEWRTVRDRLESAAARVRADIRRRGLAEVLAGLSPTAVVSRGGSRVRYDKLAVAEIEIGPRPLFLLPSVHVWPHLTVKDEECHPVVLQFAAQEGGTTDQLTQAELRARMSALASLGRMELCRHLLGEPITTSELAQRLGLADTQVSRTLRQLRDAGLIESEREGKYVYHRLATSTLLRLGQDVLTTIMR